In the genome of Salvelinus namaycush isolate Seneca unplaced genomic scaffold, SaNama_1.0 Scaffold158, whole genome shotgun sequence, one region contains:
- the LOC120037124 gene encoding uncharacterized protein LOC120037124 — MSEEELRDNFRKLTAEVGKVLEANDDVEGQCIEENSDAEELSEQQKSDLVKTANECEKKLQELKDLIQKTLWANFGEYELTQAITTAESQAENVGAVDPSKNPDAYLFMIGQLEKLVKAAKEVHKHWKCWAPPAEQQHFQSRIKDLETILPNLTIRQADFTGAHRGETSRLSTTSNSSVATPAIKLKPAALPKFSGIRREFHRWKKDWEALQMQGEPTGSREVKKFQLLDSVDEKTIRDLHLTTYTTAEEVFRVLENRFGNKTTIALEIVEELQRLQAVKGNQPRRIVELIQSVEKALVDLNELGKTGAIKNPLVTRTIENKLPDGLKKEWLLHVAGKGDEAEEDKRFDYLHKFLQGQEAIYEKLDQLREEEPKPKSEPRQARTRTSTQLSDQAQGCVVCGDCKHKKRLYFCQKFRTLKLSEKRDAVRKLGACKRCLEIHKEGDYCKSEFLCRRPDCIEQRAAEHHYYLCPRTGTSKGNVVQRSNNSKVGGDTRERYTQAQEEFIKSLSPKLAEKCCNAFCNTIARTSLVSNQPSLLAENGIVEWPVIMMLLEVTANAGQKVGTLIDLASDTNYITHDAADRLNLRSEAITLVVHGVGGMKVQVTTKRYLLKIRVRTEQGNVRSHQLLCYGLDSIAEIHKHVTAKRLQKFFPDVPQNELVRPRQIQLLISHKEGRLVPQKIRTVGDLVLWDGPLGKTIAGTHPGLFEEATVTAHQSRAHFARSMRTAALMYEEHICAKPTIKSSYSAISTRDFIEWWRWDSIGAPCTPKCGGCRCGSCQLGGKEMTLAEERELEVVKGGLTYVGADDHSDSPHWHARYPWLIDPSTLPNNIKAVEATFLRTERQLAKEPQWKKAYGAQVHEMVDRRAARKLTKEDLTNWNGPVWYISHLIAPNPHSVTTPVRLVWNSSQKYKGQSLNDLLMKGPDVLNPIRAVLLKFRQGSYAALGDVRKMYNSVWLEEREVHLHRFLWRDSEGDELEQYAITRVNIGDKPAGCIAQLAMRETANLPQFSHLTDECQVLHEHSYVDDILTSHNCREKLEVITKNVELILKAGGFALKPWVFSGQNKGEREKASPNIVVLPNQLKEEDNKALGLGYIVDEDMLHVMVRVNFSRRKKKMRLGQDLLLEEVRAQTPDPLTRRELLSQVAGLYDPVGLTTPSKQRGAILVRRAFQEAKSKCSIVKDTWDLPLSDELRKDAIGIFEEYVQLSKVMFPRALTPPKATTEPVAVTFSDGSESSYGAVLYLRWNCNKQLTIRLVESKAKLTPLDQKGDAVKAELCGAVFASRLKKYFEQHTQIQIKRWYHLLDSQTVLGAIQRESYGFQTFFANRIGEIQESTRLQDWWWIPGPLNIADIITRGAGPKELDAHSEWQQGPEFLYLPESEWPIMSSKDVSVTARESINNIQKKSFVAALTRAQAKRSLPSLVGRFPAGAAVLNLVDERRFSSLKCLIKTVAFIWRAAKKFRSATKSIETPKWEAIPTKGVITATERQEAIRDIYLAAQEGVTFPTTTTDHLVVYREPESGLLVCGGRIHGFREDGAAVPLLPLNAWVSTLLAREAHDEGHEGVAATLLKMRRKAWVIQGRKFSQKVVDNCLFCKKSRARSCMASRAIHADLVNTMSTGSFLMAYQRLSYSELQTTLQLAANLANECPIDARVQSHEESVQYVSPNTLLLGRASPSGEIRTFDFANYPYKRLREMQNQ; from the exons ATGTCAGAAGAGGAGCTCAGAGACAATTTTAGGAAGCTCACTGCAGAAGTTGGCAAAGTCCTGGAAGCCAACGATGATGTAGAGGGGCAATGTATTGAAGAAAACTCTGATGCAGAGGAGTTGAGCGAGCAGCAGAAGTCTGACTTGGTCAAAACAGCCAATGAGTGTGAGAAAAAACTGCAAGAGCTAAAGGACCTCATACAAAAGACATTGTGGGCCAATTTCGGGGAATATGAACTGACACAAGCAATTACAACAGCAGAGTCGCAAGCAGAAAACGTGGGAGCTGTGGACCCAAGTAAAAACCCAGATGCATATCTCTTCATGATCGGACAACTAGAGAAACTTGTGAAGGCTGCGAAGGAGGTGCATAAACATTGGAAGTGCTGGGCCCCCCCAGCAGAGCAACAACATTTCCAGAGTCGTATCAAAGACCTTGAAACTATCCTGCCAAATCTCACAATAAGACAAGCAGACTTTACAGGGGCACACAGAGGAGAAACCAGCAGATTGAGTACTACTTCAAACAGTTCTGTGGCCACACCAGCAATTAAATTAAAGCCTGCTGCCCTCCCAAAGTTTTCTGGCATCCGCCGAGAGTTTCACCGGTGGAAAAAAGACTGGGAAGCGCTCCAGATGCAGGGAGAACCTACTGGATCCAGAGAGGTTAAAAAGTTCCAACTTCTCGACAGTGTGGATGAGAAGACCATACGAGACCTTCACCTTACAACTTACACAACTGCTGAGGAGGTTTTCCGGGTCTTGGAGAACCGCTTTGGAAATAAGACAACTATAGCCCTTGAGATAGTAGAAGAGCTCCAAAGACTCCAAGCAGTTAAAGGTAACCAGCCCAGGAGGATTGTTGAGCTCATCCAATCAGTAGAAAAAGCCCTGGTCGATCTGAACGAGCTTGGCAAGaccggtgctataaagaaccctcttGTAACAAGGACAATAGAGAATAAACTTCCTGATGGCCTGAAGAAGGAATGGCTTCTTCATGTAGCTGGCAAAGGTGATGAAGCTGAAGAAGACAAGCGATTTGACTacctccacaagtttcttcaagGTCAAGAAGCCATCTATGAGAAGCTGGACCAACTGAGAGAGGAGGAACCAAAACCGAAATCTGAACCTCGGCAAGCTCGAACCAGAACCTCCACCCAACTAAGCGACCAGGCTCAAGGATGTGTGGTCTGCGGAGACTGCAAGCATAAGAAAAGGCTATATTTCTGCCAAAAGTTTCGCACGCTTAAGCTGTCAGAGAAAAGAGATGCTGTCAGGAAGCTGGGAGCCTGCAAAAGATGCCTGGAGATTCACAAGGAAGGTGACTATTGTAAATCAGAGTTTCTGTGCAGGAGGCCAGACTGCATAGAACAGCGTGCTGCAGAACACCACTATTACCTCTGCCCGAGAACTGGTACATCCAAAGGGAATGTCGTCCAGAGGTCCAATAACAGCAAAGTGGGAGGTGACACAAGAGAGCGTTATACCCAAGCCCAAGAAGAGTTCATTAAAAGTCTCTCACCTAAACTTGCAGAGAAGTGTTGCAATGCCTTTTGCAACACTATAGCCAGAACCTCTCTTGTGTCCAACCAACCCAGTCTTCTAGCAGAGAATGGAATAGTGGAGTGGCCAGTCATCATGATGCTCTTAGAGGTCACGGCCAATGCAGGACAAAAAGTTGGGACTTTGATCGACCTGGCATCGGATACAAACTATATAACTCATGATGCAGCTGATCGTTTGAACCTTAGAAGTGAAGCCATAACCCTTGTTGTCCATGGTGTGGGAGGAATGAAAGTTCAAGTCACCACAAAACGGTACCTCCTAAAGATCCGGGTCCGCACAGAGCAAGGCAATGTCAGATCCCACCAACTCCTCTGCTATGGTTTGGACAGCATTGCAGAGATTCACAAACATGTGACAGCCAAAAGACTCCAAAAATTCTTTCCAGATGTCCCCCAAAATGAACTTGTTAGACCAAGACAGATACAGCTTTTGATAAGCCATAAGGAAGGGCGACTGGTCCCACAGAAAATACGCACCGTTGGGGACCTTGTACTATGGGATGGGCCATTGGGAAAGACAATTGCAGGGACACACCCTGGTCTGTTTGAAGAGGCTACAGTTACAGCACACCAGTCCAGAGCGCACTTCGCCAGATCCATGAGAACAGCAGCATTGATGTATGAAGAACATATCTGCGCCAAACCTACCATCAAGTCTTCTTATTCTGCTATTTCCACTCGGGATTTTATTGAGTGGTGGAGATGGGATAGCATTGGCGCCCCCTGCACCCCAAAATGTGGAGGATGTCGCTGCGGCAGTTGTCAACTTGGTGGCAAAGAAATGACTCTGGCTGAAGAAAGGGAGCTGGAAGTTGTTAAGGGTGGCCTGACTTATGTTGGTGCTGATGACCACAGTGATAGTCCACACTGGCATGCAAGGTATCCATGGCTCATTGACCCATCTACATTGCCAAACAACATAAAAGCAGTGGAGGCAACCTttctcagaacagagagacagctcgccAAAGAACCGCAGTGGAAAAAAGCCTATGGTGCTCAAGTCCACGAAATGGTTGACCGCCGGGCTGCAAGAAAGCTGACCAAAGAGGATCTAACCAACTGGAATGGACCTGTCTGGTATATTAGTCATCTTATCGCACCCAACCCCCACTCTGTTACAACTCCGGTAAGACTTGTCTGGAACAGCAGTCAGAAGTACAAAGGCCAAAGTCTCAATGATCTTCTGATGAAAGGCCCTGACGTTCTCAATCCGATTCGAGCTGTCCTCCTCAAGTTCCGCCAAGGCTCCTACGCCGCTCTAGGAGACGTCAGaaaaatgtacaattctgtgtgGCTCGAGGAGAGGGAAGTCCATCTACACCGGTTCTTGTGGCGGGATTCAGAGGGCGATGAGTTGGAACAATACGCCATAACCAGAGTGAATATCGGGGACAAGCCAGCAGGGTGCATAGCACAACTGGCCATGAGGGAGACGGCTAACCTGCCTCAATTCAGCCACCTCACAGATGAATGCCAAGTATTACATGAGCACAGCTACGTCGATGACATCTTGACATCCCACAACTGCCGTGAAAAACTCGAAGTCATCACAAAGAATGTGGAGCTGATTCTAAAAGCAGGAGGGTTTGCACTGAAGCCTTGGGTCTTCTCAGGCCAaaataaaggagaaagagaaaaggcatCACCAAATATTGTTGTCCTGCCAAATCAGCTTAAGGAGGAAGACAACAAGGCGCTCGGTCTCGGCTACATTGTGGATGAAGACATGTTGCATGTCATGGTGAGGGTCAACTTCTCCAGGCGGAAGAAAAAGATGAGACTTGGGCAAGACTTACTGCTAGAAGAAGTACGAGCACAGACACCAGACCCGCTGACAAGACGTGAACTGCTGAGTCAAGTTGCTGGTTTGTACGACCCAGTTGGCCTGACAACGCCATCAAAGCAAAGAGGGGCTATCTTGGTCCGAAGGGCATTCCAAGAGGCAAAATCAAAGTGCAGCATAGTCAAGGACACATGGGACCTTCCCTTGTCGGATGAGCTCCGCAAAGATGCAATTGGAATTTTTGAGGAGTACGTCCAGCTAAGCAAAGTAATGTTCCCAAGAGCTcttac tcCACCAAAGGCAACAACTGAACCAGTCGCTGTCACTTTTTCAGATGGCAGTGAAAGCTCCTATGGTGCTGTCCTCTACCTGCGGTGGAACTGCAACAAACAATTAACAATTCGACTAGTGGAGTCAAAAGCAAAGCTGACACCACTAGACCAGAAGGGGGATGCAGTCAAAGCAGAACTTTGCGGTGCAGTCTTTGCAAGCCGCCTGAAAAAGTACTTTGAACAGCATACCCAGATCCAGATAAAAAGGTGGTACCATTTGTTAGACAGTCAGACTGTTCTTGGAGCTATCCAGCGAGAAAGCTATGGATTTCAGACTTTCTTCGCTAATAGAATTGGAGAGATCCAAGAGAGCACACGGCTACAGGACTGGTGGTGGATCCCTGGACCACTCAACATAGCCGACATTATCACTCGAGGAGCTGGGCCAAAGGAACTTGATGCCCATTCAGAGTGGCAGCAAGGGCCAGAGTTTCTATATCTTCCAGAGAGCGAGTGGCCAATTATGTCGTCAAAAGATGTGTCTGTGACAGCTCGAGAGAGCATTAACAATATTCAAAAGAAGTCATTTGTGGCAGCACTCACCAGAGCCCAAGCGAAAAGAAGTCTTCCAAGTCTTGTGGGACGATTTCCTGCTGGTGCAGCTGTCCTAAACTTGGTGGATGAGAGGCGCTTTAGTAGCCTAAAGTGTCTAATCAAGACTGTTGCTTTTATCTGGAGAGCCGCCAAAAAGTTTAGATCTGCAACAAAGTCCATCGAGACCCCAAAGTGGGAGGCGATTCCCACAAAAGGAGTTATCACCGCCACAGAACGGCAAGAGGCAATAAGAGACATCTATCTTGCTGCTCAAGAGGGGGTGACGTTCCCAACTACCACTACGGACCACTTGGTTGTGTACAGAGAGCCAGAATCTGGGTTACTAGTCTGCGGTGGGAGAATCCATGGCTTCAGGGAGGATGGCGCTGCAGTTCCCCTTCTGCCTTTAAATGCATGGGTCTCTACTTTATTGGCACGGGAGGCGCACGATGAGGGTCATGAAGGTGTGGCTGCAACCCTGCTGAAAATGAGGAGGAAAGCCTGGGTCATCCAAGGAAGAAAATTTTCCCAAAAAGTAGTGGATAACTGCCTTTTCTGCAAAAAGTCAAGAGCAAGAAG CTGTATGGCCAGCAGGGCAATTCATGCAGACCTGGTCAACACAATGTCGACAGGGAGCTTCTTGATGGCTTACCAACGCCTTAGCTACAGCGAGCTTCAGACAACACTACAACTTGCTGCAAACCTTGCCAACGAATGCCCAATAGATGCCAGGgtgcagagccatgaagaaagcgTGCAGTATGTGTCACCCAACACACTTCTCCTGGGCCGAGCCTCTCCAAGCGGTGAGATCAGAACATTTGACTTTGCGAACTACCCTTACAAGAGACTCAGAGAGATGCAGAACCAG